One genomic window of Stieleria sp. JC731 includes the following:
- the trmD gene encoding tRNA (guanosine(37)-N1)-methyltransferase TrmD, protein MRFDIVTLFPAIFDGYLTQSLLEKAIAKDIVQIHRHDLRDWAADTPHRKVDDRPFGGGPGMLLQVDVTVPCVEDVDRMVATPARKILLTPQGKRFDQRMAEDFATSERLMLLCGRYEGFDQRVIDILEPEEVSIGDFVLNGGEVAAMTIIDGVVRLLPGVLGDENSNIDDSFSRGNRLLEFPQYTRPRDYRGHNVPEVLLSGNHEAIAEWRSQQSRIRTEQRRSDLLSD, encoded by the coding sequence ATGCGATTCGACATCGTCACACTGTTCCCGGCGATCTTTGATGGCTACCTAACGCAGAGTTTGCTGGAAAAGGCGATCGCGAAAGATATCGTCCAAATCCACCGGCATGATCTGCGCGATTGGGCTGCTGACACACCACACCGCAAAGTCGATGACCGTCCATTTGGTGGCGGGCCTGGGATGCTGTTGCAAGTCGATGTGACAGTGCCTTGTGTCGAAGACGTTGACCGAATGGTTGCGACCCCGGCGCGAAAAATTTTGTTGACCCCACAGGGCAAACGTTTCGATCAGCGAATGGCAGAAGATTTTGCCACGAGCGAGCGGTTGATGTTGCTCTGCGGACGCTACGAAGGGTTCGATCAACGGGTGATCGATATCCTTGAGCCCGAAGAGGTCAGCATTGGTGATTTCGTCCTCAACGGAGGCGAAGTCGCCGCGATGACAATCATCGATGGCGTCGTCCGGCTATTGCCAGGCGTGCTGGGCGATGAGAACAGTAACATTGATGATTCGTTCAGCCGAGGAAATCGGTTGCTCGAATTTCCACAATACACCCGACCAAGGGATTATCGCGGACATAACGTCCCCGAGGTTCTATTAAGCGGAAACCACGAAGCTATCGCCGAGTGGAGAAGCCAACAGAGCCGAATCCGAACTGAACAGCGACGCTCGG